Within the Candidatus Bathyarchaeota archaeon genome, the region TGAAAGTTGAAAAGAAGAGGATTATAGCCATAATTGAAACCAGCGGGCTAAACGTTATGTATTGCTCTAGGCCTGCTCCCCACCTGAATAAGTCGGAAGCGAAAGTTAATGGATTAAAGTTTGCTATACCTGCATAAAATGGGTTTGTTTGCTGTATGAAAATTTGAGGGTACATTACTGTGCTTAAACGTACAATTAAAGCGTCTAAAACTCCCATTAAAATGTCAAATTTGTCCGCCGACTTAATCCCCATAGCTAAGGTCATGCTCATCCCAGCTACCCCAAACGAAAAGAGAAAAAGAGAAAAGATGGATACAAACAGATGAAGAGGATTACTAACACCCAATAAGGCTAGAACTATCCCCATTAATGGGGCTACATAAATGAAACTTCTTAGTCCTCCTCCAATTGACCTTCCAATAGCCAACTCCTTCCTTGAAACGGGCAAGCTCAGCAGATATTCCACTATGCCATGCTCAGCCTCTTCATAAATATCGTAGCCAATATAAACTGCAGTTGAGTAAAGGATTATTATTGTAACGCCTGCAGCATAATATTCAAAATAGTTGGGAACCACCACCATCCGTGAGGCTATAAGGCCGAAAAGTAGAATTTGAGCTATAAACCACAAAGCTCTCATTAACAGCAAAATTTTATGATTTAGGAAAGTTTTCAAGTCCCTTTCAATCACTAGTAGAATTTTCCTCATAACTTTCACCTAATCGGCGAGAGTTTCTCTGCCTCTTCAATTGTTAGGCCAGTATAATGCAGAAAAACGTCATCAAGGGACGGTTCAGTCATATTAACTGATGAAACCATAATTCTTTCTTCGAAGAAAACTTCCATTATTTTTGGAATGATCTTCTCAGCCTTATTCAAGTGAACTCTTAAATGGTTGGGTTTAATAACTACTGCTTCGGCGACTTCGTTAAAACTTTTGAGTTTTTTGAGGACAGTCTCCGAAACTTCTTTTTCAGTGCGAACTTCAACTACGTCTCCGCCTGGAATACTATCCTTGAGCCTTTCCGGTTTATCACACACAACAAGCTTTCCTTTATGCATTATGCCTATTCTGTCTGCAAGTTCATCTGCTTCGTAAAGCTCATTTGTAGCCAAAATTATGGTTGAACCTTCGTCTCGTAAAGCCCTAATCATATTCCAAATTCTATACTTTCCAACAACATCTATCTGCGCAGTAGGTTCGTCGATAATGGCGATTTTAGGCCTTTGAATTAAAACCTTAGCAACTTCTATTCTCTTTCGCATACCCCCAGAAAGACCATGAATCTTCTTCCGACGAACGTGCCAAAGTTCAAGTTCCTTCAGAGCCCACTCAACCCTACGCTTTCTTTCAGAACGAGAAAGCCCACATACCTTAGCATGCCAATTCAAAACATCTAAAATTGTGTCAACCCAGAGGAGCTTGGGATCCTGAAAGGCTATTCCAATTAAACTCCTCGCCTTGTCAGGTTCCGACCTAATGTCGTATCCTCCAATTATGGCCGTTCCATCTGAAGGCTTAATGACTGTAGTTAACATCAAAAGAGTGGTTGTCTTTCCCGCGCCGTTGGGGCCAAGTAACCCGAAGATTTCACCTTCCTCTATCGATAAATTCAAGTGGTCAACTGCCACTAGATTACCGAATCTTTTAGTTAAGTTAATGGTTCTAATTATGGAAGCCACTTCTTTCCCCTACGGGTAATTCGAGACGTAGTATCAATTTCGATATCAACTATGATATTTAAGCTTTACTAAACATCTCTAATAGTTCATTATAACATCAAAATAGCATCAAATAAAGCTGCTTGAAAAATAGGAATTCACCGTTTAATTATATCATAAGCGGTTTCAGCAGCCTTTTTAATAACTTCTTTTTCGTCCACAGTTTTTACTTTGCGATTTTCCATAACAACCTTCCCGTCAATAATCACTGTGTCAACGTCTTTCCCCTTAGCGGAGTAAACTAGATTTGCATAATAATCATGAACTGGAATCAAATTTGGATTCTCAAAATTCACCAGGACAATGTCAGCCTTTTTCCCAGTTTCGATTGTTCCAAGCTCTTTTTCAGCCCCTAAAGCTCTGGCGGCATTTAAAGTGGCCATTCTTAAAACTTGCCAGGCTGAAAGCACTGAAGGATCTTCATAAACTAGTTTTTGAAGTAAACATGCAATTTTCATGCTTTCAAACATATCAAGGGAATTATTACTCGCCGGGCCGTCTGTTCCCAAACAAACATTAATGCCAGCATCAATGAACTTTTTAATTCTAGCCGCTCCTTGGCCTAGCTTCATGTTTGCAACAGGATTATGCACGACACTAACTTCGTTTTTAGCCAACAATTTTATGTCTCTATCCGTAAGGTGTATGCAGTGTGCCGCTAAAACGTCAGGTCCGAGGAAGCCTATCTTTTCCAGCAGTTCCGTTTCAGAAACTCCATATTTCGACATTACTTCTTCAGCTAATTCCTTAGACTCCGCCAAATGAATATGCAACCCCACTTTAAGTTTGGCGGAGAAATCCTTTATCTTCATTAAAAGTTTGGGGCTGCACGTATAAACTGCATGTGGACCCAGAAGAAAACGTATCCGTCCGTTTGCTATGCCATTAAATTGCTTGATTACTTTAATGGCTTCTTTAAGCATCTTCTCGCCGAGTTTAGGATTATCCGCCTCAATTATTCCGGGAGCCAAGAACGCTCTTATGCCTACTTTTTGGGCTGCCCTTGCAACCATGTCTTCGTAGAAATACAT harbors:
- a CDS encoding amidohydrolase, coding for MLKADLLIKNCTIISLRDKKPVENGVIAIKGNLIAFAGKRRKNLEKHAERVIDADGKVAIPGLINCHTHVPMTLFRGVAEDKSLDEWLRQVIWPLEAKLRPEDVYYGAMLGCLEMIKTGTTCFVDMYFYEDMVARAAQKVGIRAFLAPGIIEADNPKLGEKMLKEAIKVIKQFNGIANGRIRFLLGPHAVYTCSPKLLMKIKDFSAKLKVGLHIHLAESKELAEEVMSKYGVSETELLEKIGFLGPDVLAAHCIHLTDRDIKLLAKNEVSVVHNPVANMKLGQGAARIKKFIDAGINVCLGTDGPASNNSLDMFESMKIACLLQKLVYEDPSVLSAWQVLRMATLNAARALGAEKELGTIETGKKADIVLVNFENPNLIPVHDYYANLVYSAKGKDVDTVIIDGKVVMENRKVKTVDEKEVIKKAAETAYDIIKR
- a CDS encoding ATP-binding cassette domain-containing protein, with translation MASIIRTINLTKRFGNLVAVDHLNLSIEEGEIFGLLGPNGAGKTTTLLMLTTVIKPSDGTAIIGGYDIRSEPDKARSLIGIAFQDPKLLWVDTILDVLNWHAKVCGLSRSERKRRVEWALKELELWHVRRKKIHGLSGGMRKRIEVAKVLIQRPKIAIIDEPTAQIDVVGKYRIWNMIRALRDEGSTIILATNELYEADELADRIGIMHKGKLVVCDKPERLKDSIPGGDVVEVRTEKEVSETVLKKLKSFNEVAEAVVIKPNHLRVHLNKAEKIIPKIMEVFFEERIMVSSVNMTEPSLDDVFLHYTGLTIEEAEKLSPIR
- a CDS encoding ABC transporter permease: MRKILLVIERDLKTFLNHKILLLMRALWFIAQILLFGLIASRMVVVPNYFEYYAAGVTIIILYSTAVYIGYDIYEEAEHGIVEYLLSLPVSRKELAIGRSIGGGLRSFIYVAPLMGIVLALLGVSNPLHLFVSIFSLFLFSFGVAGMSMTLAMGIKSADKFDILMGVLDALIVRLSTVMYPQIFIQQTNPFYAGIANFNPLTFASDLFRWGAGLEQYITFSPLVSIMAIILFFSTFTFIGVVFYERKLEGGGWE